From Labrus bergylta chromosome 22, fLabBer1.1, whole genome shotgun sequence, one genomic window encodes:
- the LOC114921262 gene encoding zinc finger protein 638 isoform X1: protein MSNPPYIPNAYGNQRSSQASYGLSNERTERDPLGASSSGASSHRHSMDLSDNKALDWLLKYKASLASGKDGRLSTANERKQDVKEAPVAKKTAASSESNRAKLTSETAANILLKFGLEKADLQYLTSYSGDQITPANLPFILRQIRLQKEIKKTRALQEMESGHQSSTSTSPPAHSLFHGVQPSHPGLVPTPVSPFPLHSANPYPMLVPPVPYQPTTGLITYNHLAYLTSNTQFSANLAVSNDQPTQAMMNDYAATVPKLFPHTCSLCNTYCTNMQDWISHQNASFHLENCKQLCKTYPWWDGGIGSRSRHESPSPSKSPNSHRRRDSEGRRDRRRSRSRSDRRSRHHHSSRAWSRSRSRSRSPSTRYRSRISSRHQSHSRSSERQSSPRRSDRRESTPRRSRERRLPPRRKRERRSPTQELSPERERESSAEKLARKLLETSVRLGVQSQSSPSDREAVVQTLAPALMAELAKRKSSSSGRGQKRSSSPLSAGGKRSSSTAGDKVAEPVEAGISAGGKERRSADKHGASKPPTSSAETHVKQSALSVPALERGCNYRTDASAEHASKNARNVRAEEASAERSSTAVTPLTPGEMVEKLLDPSQIRFISVKTCFQPKFLKQNNKQLLISKLPKDGFYKEEDVARLLTPFGFHYSDDKIFVLPQVCLAFVLMPKPEHVCNVLHSVSRVRFSLKGTALWVNVVSEKQMMSPLGLYMKLMELMKSPVSDEGAAVIYIKKIPPREAKDLREDMKDISFKNFLPLLNKVFIEFESHYNADQFEHWYCHLHPGRSQNICKLDKNKCPYLPKSDKKMDGASGIDAQKAGSNPRAVTTKEAAASLAAQPAAAGKTVQKMKASILYSTDGTPLSRGEMVEHLLCKERIECLPEESCISPQFLVGGSKLLLLTELPAFDVYTEADVAKVLTPFGFQFKEDTIFVVPQARMAFIQMGTAEEVQKIMKTHKGHPLVLLEAKLCLDVVTGCPDTSHLEFYKFLMGLLKYPVTDEGGRTVLIRNISQSEIEDLRVALKKIGSVRNVLPLLNKVFIEFDSVRDADRLGVWYSFLKRATGHQVQRLKVPTSGCTSQAPRHPTDALPDNKDVMEGATVPPEDTVVPQGSTPPFWLTMRNSPFVFPTTSPWFNIPRFQTVKAVSDITSATGSTTVMLTGLPSGYYKHEDVAKLVWPYFCHQNLCSLYYSVIVLQLQRRAFVFFTDKEACSHFLQDYLARPLLVKEKAVKVHIVLEHMEHETSEVTMYKSLMKWSNAGVPDPDSLEERLLCVQIREVSVDLVLLVLEVVAVVAPFVNFLPLANRICIEMADPSGVTKVLEKRNSLCPATNEKMKAWEKVVGFETVKNLEQRLQASSKTSTTVKMIDAKVDTELPASDCPTERPPSEPLDSGSQSALQTSHPDGSTAGPSPTANKEGENPGTEVAIAAAGSNSNEDVKKPSASSPDLPATALMSEEDLDKFYKVDADSLRALYAAVGIHKRRRVSRSNNMDNDEANSTSSPRTGSSSSAQERENINSKETVVDASVETHPEQLTEGEVAMSAHKVSAEGAAAESVESETEMETSTTMKRNNKEGKKDGDETDKQMGDGDQDKSSKTQTTGPKESPTLHEECLQISDGINDERKAQTEASSEMEMYCSFQGQDSHMVEEDGSIVKQQLSEENDKPEVDKSKDKEGVEKTEFKDEEVKIISNASCKASKDAENQVKTTPERSDRRRSTRGKKEENASIHLKEASEKPDRFQEATVQVLDSVEGEAVNNGLTIASRTTRGRRERAKTDASSIDQTMEEDTTPTKGRCTPSRESQSCEKDSPKESPPTKTFEALDSVEVEVRKDDGPSTRAKGKRGRPKKQNVATNREGATPAVIENLPETRSLSHEEEPVNVLNPKTLVTLDDAGGDEEEKTDGYLAGKTSRPAELKHDDDTEESMHVVTVDEAAEEVKEAVTPRRRGRARRSRQTPVRKSTRGKTVSTKEELPPSSLDASLHVELQKTEEAASAGPELLLQNKSLEGCAEEEEEEEGEEEDTEWSRADIKALNESRRESPSVPADFKLPDFKPNNPLGQEFVVPKSRYFCKLCSDFYLNERTAKELHCSSQKHYDNLQKYFQELEDKS, encoded by the exons ATGTCCAATCCCCCGTATATCCCCAATGCCTATGGAAACCAAAGGTCCTCCCAGGCGTCATATGGACTGTCTAATGAACGGACAGAAAGGGATCCTTTGGGGGCAAGTTCTTCTGGAGCTTCCTCACATAGACACAGCATGGACCTAAGTGACAATAAGGCCTTGGACTGGTTATTGAAATACAAAGCGAGCTTAGCGAGTGGTAAGGACGGGAGGTTAAGTACAGCCAATGAAAGgaaacaggatgtaaaggaAGCTCCAGTTGCAAAAAAAACGGCAGCTTCTTCAGAGTCCAATAGAGCCAAGTTAACCTCTGAAACTGCTGCTAACATCCTTCTGAAGTTTGGACTTGAAAAAGCTGATTTACAGTATCTCACCTCCTACTCAGGAGACCAGATTACTCCTGCCAACCTGCCATTCATCTTGCGGCAAATACGCCTTCAGAAGGAAATCAAAAAGACTCGAGCACTTCAAGAAATGGAATCAGGACACCAGTCATCAACCTCAACATCTCCACCAGCCCACAGTCTTTTTCATGGTGTTCAGCCCAGCCACCCTGGCCTTGTGCCTACACCAGTTTCCCCTTTTCCTCTTCATTCAGCAAATCCTTACCCAATGCTTGTTCCTCCAGTTCCTTATCAACCAACTACCGGCCTGATAACCTACAATCACTTGGCGTATCTCACTTCCAACACACAGTTTTCAGCAAATTTGGCAGTCTCCAATGATCAGCCGACACAAGCTATGATGAATGACTATGCAGCTACCGTACCAAAACTCTTTCCACATACCTGTTCTCTGTGTAACACATATTGTACTAATATGCAG GATTGGATCTCCCATCAGAACGCCAGCTTTCACCTTGAGAACTGCAAACAACTTTGTAAAAC ATACCCCTGGTGGGATGGTGGGATTGGTTCCAGGTCCAG GCATGAGAGTCCCTCCCCGTCCAAGTCACCCAACTCCCATCGCCGCCGTGACTCGGAGGGTAGAAGGGATAGAAGGAGAAGTCGTTCCAGATCGGATCGCCGCTCTAGACACCATCACAG TTCTCGAGCATGGTCACGGTCTCGGTCTCGTTCCCGTTCCCCTTCCACAAGATATCGTAGTCGGATCTCATCGCGACATCAGTCGCATTCTAGGAGTTCTGAGAGACAATCTTCTCCAAGGAGGAGTGACCGAAGAGAGTCCACACCAAGGAGGAGCCGTGAGAGGCGATTGCCACCAAGACGGAAACGTGAGAGGCGATCACCCACCCAAGAGCTTTCCCCTGAGCGAGAGAGGGAAAGCAGTGCAGAGAAACTGGCCAGGAAGCTACTGGAAACATCAG TCCGTCTAGGTGTCCAGTCACAGTCCAGTCCGTCTGACCGGGAGGCCGTGGTCCAAACTCTCGCTCCTGCCTTAATGGCAGAGCTAGCAAAGAGGAAATCATCTTCCTCTGGGAGAGGACAAAAAcgctcctcttctcctctatCTGCGGGTGGAAAGAGATCTTCTTCCACCGCCGGAGATAAAGTTGCAGAGCCTGTGGAAGCGGGAATCAGTGCCGGGGGCAAAGAAAGACGTTCAGCTGACAAACATGGAGCGAGTAAGCCACCAACCAGTTCAGCCGAGACCCATGTCAAGCAAAGCGCCCTGTCAGTACCGGCTTTAGAAAGAG GGTGTAACTACAGAACTGATGCATCAGCCGAGCATGCCTCCAAAAATGCAAGAAATGTCCGGGCTGAGGAAGCTTCTGCTGAGCGTTCTTCCACCGCAGTTACCCCTCTGACTCCTGGGGAGATGGTAGAGAAGCTACTGGATCCATCGCAAataa GATTCATCTCGGTTAAGACCTGTTTCCAACCAAAG TTTTTAAAGCAGAACAACAAGCAGCTGCTCATATCCAAGCTGCCCAAGGATGGCTTCTACAAAGAGGAAGATGTTGCCCGGCTGCTCACCCCATTCGGCTTTCATTATTCGGATGACAAAATCTTTGTGTTGCCACAGGTTTGCTTG GCCTTCGTCCTGATGCCAAAACCAGAGCACGTGTGTAACGTACTGCATTCCGTTTCAAGGGTTCGCTTCAGTCTGAAAGGAACCGCACTCTGGGTTAATGTTGTATCGGAGAAACAGATGATGTCACCG CTTGGGTTGTATATGAAGCTGATGGAGCTGATGAAGTCT CCTGTAAGTGATGAAGGAGCTGCTGTCATCTACATCAAAAAGATTCCCCCGAGGGAAGCCAAGGATCTCCGCGAAGATATGAAAGATATTTCCTTCAAGAACTTCCTGCCTCTCCTCAACAAG GTGTTTATAGAGTTTGAGTCACACTACAACGCAGATCAATTTGAACATTGGTACTGTCACCTGCATCCAGGGCGATCCCAGAATATATGCAAGcttgacaaaaacaaatgccCCTATTTACCAAAAA GTGATAAAAAAATGGACGGGGCATCAGGAATCGATGCTCAGAAAGCTGGAAGCAACCCCAGAGCTGTGACAACCAAAGAAGCAGCGGCTTCTCTCGCAGCTCAGCCTGCAGCTGCAGGAAAGACCGTCCAGAAAATGAAAGCGAGCATTTTATATTCTACTGATGGCACACCTTTGAGCCGCGGGGAGATGGTAGAACACTTACTATGCAAAGAGAGAATAG AGTGCCTCCCGGAAGAATCCTGCATCTCACCACAA tTCCTCGTAGGCGGCAGCAAGCTGCTTCTTCTAACGGAGCTGCCCGCCTTTGACGTCTACACAGAGGCAGATGTTGCCAAAGTGCTCACTCCTTTTGGATTTCAGTTTAAGGAAGACACCATCTTTGTTGTTCCTCAGGCGCGCATG gcGTTCATCCAAATGGGAACGGCTGAAGAAGTGcaaaaaatcatgaaaacccACAAAGGGCATCCTCTTGTTCTGCTAGAGGCTAAACTGTGTTTGGATGTGGTGACCGGCTGCCCTGATACGTCACAT cttgagtTCTATAAGTTCCTGATGGGCCTCTTGAAATAT CCGGTCACTGATGAAGGAGGAAGAACGGTGCTCATCAGGAACATTTCGCAGAGCGAGATCGAGGACCTCAGGGTGGCTTTGAAAAAAATCGGCTCAGTCAGGAACGTCCTGCCTCTTCTCAACAAG gtgTTCATAGAATTTGATTCAGTTCGTGATGCTGATCGACTCGGGGTTTGGTACAGTTTTCTGAAACGAGCAACCGGTCATCAAGTCCAGAGGTTGAAGGTACCGACCAGTGGCTGTACATCACAGG CACCGAGACATCCAACCGACGCTCTGCCCGACAACAAGGATGTCATGGAAGGGGCAACTGTCCCGCCGGAAGACACTGTGGTCCCACAGGGAAGCACTCCGCCATTTTGGCTCACCATGAGAAATAGTCCGTTTGTGTTCCCTACGACGTCCCCTTGGTTCAACATCCCAA GGTTCCAGACCGTCAAAGCCGTGAGTGACATCACG AGCGCCACAGGTTCCACCACAGTCATGTTGACCGGTTTGCCGTCTGGATACTACAAACACGAGGATGTAGCGAAGCTGGTGTGGCCGTATTTCTGTCATCAAAACCTTTGCTCCTTGTACTACAGCGTGATTGTGTTGCAGCTGCAGAGGAGG gcatttgtgttttttacggACAAGGAAGCTTGCAGCCATTTTCTCCAGGACTACCTCGCTAGGCCATTATTGGTCAAGGAAAAAGCAGTTAAGGTTCATATTGTCCTGGAGCACATGGAGCATGAAACCAGTGAG GTGACGATGTACAAAAGCCTGATGAAGTGGAGCAATGCT GGAGTTCCTGATCCCGACTCTCTGGAGGAGCGGCTGCTGTGTGTACAGATCAGAGAGGTGTCTGTGGACCTCGTCCTCTTGGTTTTGGAGGTGGTGGCCGTTGTTGCACCCTTTGTAAACTTCCTGCCACTCGCCAACAGG ATATGCATCGAGATGGCCGATCCGAGCGGTGTAACAAAGGTGTTGGAGAAGAGGAACTCTTTATGCCCCGCCAccaatgaaaaaatgaaagcatg GGAAAAAGTTGTTGGTTTTGAAAC TGTGAAGAACCTCGAGCAGCGTCTACAAGCTTCTAGCAAGACGTCAACAACGGTTAAAATGATCGATGCCAAGGTGGACACCGAGTTGCCAGCTTCAGATTGTCCAACCGAGCGTCCTCCTTCTGAACCTCTGGACAGTGGGTCCCAATCTGCTCTGCAAACCAGCCACCCTGATGGATCCACTGCAGGACCAAGTCCTACTGCAAACAAGGAAGGCGAGAACCCAGGGACTGAGGTCGCCATCGCTGCTGCTGGTTCCAATTCCAATGAAGATGTCAAAAAACCATCTGCTTCTAGCCCCGACCTCCCCGCCACAGCACTCATGTCTGAGGAAGACCTCGATAAATTCTATAAGGTTGACGCGGACAGTTTACGCGCTCTCTACGCGGCAGTGGGCATCCACAAACGCCGGCGAGTCAGCAGGTCTAACAACATGGACAATGACGAG GCAAATTCGACGTCCTCGCCTAGGACCGGGTCATCGTCTTCTGCACAGGAAAGGGAAAATATTAACTCTAAAGAAACTGTTGTTGACGCCTCAGTGGAGACTCATCCTGAGCAACTTACAGAAGGTGAAGTGGCAATGTCTGCCCACAAGGtgtcagcagagggcgctgctgCAGAATCAGTTGAGTCAGAGACAGAAATGGAAACATCAACAACGATGAAGAGGAACaacaaggaaggaaaaaaagatggtgATGAAACTGATAAACAGATGGGTGATGGCGACCAAGACAAAAGCTCTAAAACGCAGACCACTGGGCCCAAGGAATCCCCGACTCTGCATGAAGAATGCCTCCAGATCTCGGACGGTATCAATGATGAACGCAAAGCCCAAACAGAGGCATCCAGTGAAATGGAAATGTATTGTTCTTTCCAAGGTCAAGACAGCCACATGGTTGAAGAGGATGGTTCCAttgtgaagcagcagctgtctgaGGAAAATGACAAACCAGAAGTGGATAAATCTAAAGATAAGGAAGGTGTGGAGAAGACAGAATTCAAAGACGAAGAAGTCAAAATTATTTCAAACGCATCTTGCAAAGCTTCCAAAGACGCTGAAAATCAAGTTAAAACCACTCCAGAAAGGTCTGATCGAAGAAGAAGcacaagaggaaagaaagaggagaacgCCAGTATACACCTCAAAGAAGCATCTGAAAAACCTGACAGGTTTCAGGAGGCTACGGTTCAGGTTTTGGACTCTGTGGAAGGGGAGGCTGTCAATAATGGACTAACCATCGCATCTAGAACAACCAGAGGAAGGAGGGAACGAGCTAAGACGGATGCTTCTTCAATTGACCAAACGATGGAAGAGGACACCACACCAACAAAGGGGAGGTGTACTCCGTCCAGAGAGTCCCAAAGCTGCGAGAAAGATTCTCCAAAAGAGAGCCCACCAACAAAGACCTTTGAAGCACTAGATTCTGTGGAGGTCGAGGTTAGGAAGGATGATGGGCCTAGTACGAGAGCAAAAGGAAAGAGGGGAAGACCTAAAAAACAGAATGTAGCAACAAATCGAGAAGGAGCGACACCAGCAGTGATTGAAAACTTGCCGGAGACCAGATCGCTCAGCCATGAGGAGGAACCTGTTAACGTCTTGAACCCAAAG acTCTGGTGACTTTGGATGATGCTGGAggtgatgaagaggaaaaaacagaTGGATACCTAGCTGGGAAAACCTCAAGACCTGCAGAGCTCAAACACGATGATGACACAG AGGAAAGTATGCATGTGGTGACTGTTGACGAGGCCGCAGAGGAGGTCAAGGAGGCGGTAACACCCAGGAGAAGAGGCCGAGCcaggaggagcagacagacTCCTG TGAGGAAATCTACCAGAGGGAAAACTGTGAGCACAAAAGAGGAACTTCCTCCCTCTTCACTTGATGCCTCCCTCCATGTGGAGCTCCAGAAGACAGAGGAGGCTGCCTCTGCTGGGCCGGAGCTGCTACTGCAGAACAAAAGCCTGGAGggatgtgcagaagaagaagaagaagaagaaggggaggaggaggacacagaaTGGAGCAGGGCTGATATtaaag CTTTAAATGAAAGCAGGAGGGAGTCTCCTTCTGTCCCTGCAGACTTCAAACTGCCGGACTTCAAACCCAACAACCCCCTCG GTCAGGAGTTCGTCGTCCCCAAATCCAGGTATTTCTGTAAACTGTGCTCCGATTTCTACCTGAACGAGAGGACGGCCAAGGAGCTCCACTGCAGCAGCCAGAAGCACTACGACAacctgcag AAATATTTCCAGGAACTTGAAGACAAGTCATGA
- the LOC114921262 gene encoding zinc finger protein 638 isoform X2, which translates to MASTKRKMLPGCSPHSAFIIRMTKSLCCHRFAWVRFSLKGTALWVNVVSEKQMMSPLGLYMKLMELMKSPVSDEGAAVIYIKKIPPREAKDLREDMKDISFKNFLPLLNKVFIEFESHYNADQFEHWYCHLHPGRSQNICKLDKNKCPYLPKSDKKMDGASGIDAQKAGSNPRAVTTKEAAASLAAQPAAAGKTVQKMKASILYSTDGTPLSRGEMVEHLLCKERIECLPEESCISPQFLVGGSKLLLLTELPAFDVYTEADVAKVLTPFGFQFKEDTIFVVPQARMAFIQMGTAEEVQKIMKTHKGHPLVLLEAKLCLDVVTGCPDTSHLEFYKFLMGLLKYPVTDEGGRTVLIRNISQSEIEDLRVALKKIGSVRNVLPLLNKVFIEFDSVRDADRLGVWYSFLKRATGHQVQRLKVPTSGCTSQAPRHPTDALPDNKDVMEGATVPPEDTVVPQGSTPPFWLTMRNSPFVFPTTSPWFNIPRFQTVKAVSDITSATGSTTVMLTGLPSGYYKHEDVAKLVWPYFCHQNLCSLYYSVIVLQLQRRAFVFFTDKEACSHFLQDYLARPLLVKEKAVKVHIVLEHMEHETSEVTMYKSLMKWSNAGVPDPDSLEERLLCVQIREVSVDLVLLVLEVVAVVAPFVNFLPLANRICIEMADPSGVTKVLEKRNSLCPATNEKMKAWEKVVGFETVKNLEQRLQASSKTSTTVKMIDAKVDTELPASDCPTERPPSEPLDSGSQSALQTSHPDGSTAGPSPTANKEGENPGTEVAIAAAGSNSNEDVKKPSASSPDLPATALMSEEDLDKFYKVDADSLRALYAAVGIHKRRRVSRSNNMDNDEANSTSSPRTGSSSSAQERENINSKETVVDASVETHPEQLTEGEVAMSAHKVSAEGAAAESVESETEMETSTTMKRNNKEGKKDGDETDKQMGDGDQDKSSKTQTTGPKESPTLHEECLQISDGINDERKAQTEASSEMEMYCSFQGQDSHMVEEDGSIVKQQLSEENDKPEVDKSKDKEGVEKTEFKDEEVKIISNASCKASKDAENQVKTTPERSDRRRSTRGKKEENASIHLKEASEKPDRFQEATVQVLDSVEGEAVNNGLTIASRTTRGRRERAKTDASSIDQTMEEDTTPTKGRCTPSRESQSCEKDSPKESPPTKTFEALDSVEVEVRKDDGPSTRAKGKRGRPKKQNVATNREGATPAVIENLPETRSLSHEEEPVNVLNPKTLVTLDDAGGDEEEKTDGYLAGKTSRPAELKHDDDTEESMHVVTVDEAAEEVKEAVTPRRRGRARRSRQTPVRKSTRGKTVSTKEELPPSSLDASLHVELQKTEEAASAGPELLLQNKSLEGCAEEEEEEEGEEEDTEWSRADIKALNESRRESPSVPADFKLPDFKPNNPLGQEFVVPKSRYFCKLCSDFYLNERTAKELHCSSQKHYDNLQKYFQELEDKS; encoded by the exons ATGGCTTCTACAAAGAGGAAGATGTTGCCCGGCTGCTCACCCCATTCGGCTTTCATTATTCGGATGACAAAATCTTTGTGTTGCCACAGGTTTGCTTG GGTTCGCTTCAGTCTGAAAGGAACCGCACTCTGGGTTAATGTTGTATCGGAGAAACAGATGATGTCACCG CTTGGGTTGTATATGAAGCTGATGGAGCTGATGAAGTCT CCTGTAAGTGATGAAGGAGCTGCTGTCATCTACATCAAAAAGATTCCCCCGAGGGAAGCCAAGGATCTCCGCGAAGATATGAAAGATATTTCCTTCAAGAACTTCCTGCCTCTCCTCAACAAG GTGTTTATAGAGTTTGAGTCACACTACAACGCAGATCAATTTGAACATTGGTACTGTCACCTGCATCCAGGGCGATCCCAGAATATATGCAAGcttgacaaaaacaaatgccCCTATTTACCAAAAA GTGATAAAAAAATGGACGGGGCATCAGGAATCGATGCTCAGAAAGCTGGAAGCAACCCCAGAGCTGTGACAACCAAAGAAGCAGCGGCTTCTCTCGCAGCTCAGCCTGCAGCTGCAGGAAAGACCGTCCAGAAAATGAAAGCGAGCATTTTATATTCTACTGATGGCACACCTTTGAGCCGCGGGGAGATGGTAGAACACTTACTATGCAAAGAGAGAATAG AGTGCCTCCCGGAAGAATCCTGCATCTCACCACAA tTCCTCGTAGGCGGCAGCAAGCTGCTTCTTCTAACGGAGCTGCCCGCCTTTGACGTCTACACAGAGGCAGATGTTGCCAAAGTGCTCACTCCTTTTGGATTTCAGTTTAAGGAAGACACCATCTTTGTTGTTCCTCAGGCGCGCATG gcGTTCATCCAAATGGGAACGGCTGAAGAAGTGcaaaaaatcatgaaaacccACAAAGGGCATCCTCTTGTTCTGCTAGAGGCTAAACTGTGTTTGGATGTGGTGACCGGCTGCCCTGATACGTCACAT cttgagtTCTATAAGTTCCTGATGGGCCTCTTGAAATAT CCGGTCACTGATGAAGGAGGAAGAACGGTGCTCATCAGGAACATTTCGCAGAGCGAGATCGAGGACCTCAGGGTGGCTTTGAAAAAAATCGGCTCAGTCAGGAACGTCCTGCCTCTTCTCAACAAG gtgTTCATAGAATTTGATTCAGTTCGTGATGCTGATCGACTCGGGGTTTGGTACAGTTTTCTGAAACGAGCAACCGGTCATCAAGTCCAGAGGTTGAAGGTACCGACCAGTGGCTGTACATCACAGG CACCGAGACATCCAACCGACGCTCTGCCCGACAACAAGGATGTCATGGAAGGGGCAACTGTCCCGCCGGAAGACACTGTGGTCCCACAGGGAAGCACTCCGCCATTTTGGCTCACCATGAGAAATAGTCCGTTTGTGTTCCCTACGACGTCCCCTTGGTTCAACATCCCAA GGTTCCAGACCGTCAAAGCCGTGAGTGACATCACG AGCGCCACAGGTTCCACCACAGTCATGTTGACCGGTTTGCCGTCTGGATACTACAAACACGAGGATGTAGCGAAGCTGGTGTGGCCGTATTTCTGTCATCAAAACCTTTGCTCCTTGTACTACAGCGTGATTGTGTTGCAGCTGCAGAGGAGG gcatttgtgttttttacggACAAGGAAGCTTGCAGCCATTTTCTCCAGGACTACCTCGCTAGGCCATTATTGGTCAAGGAAAAAGCAGTTAAGGTTCATATTGTCCTGGAGCACATGGAGCATGAAACCAGTGAG GTGACGATGTACAAAAGCCTGATGAAGTGGAGCAATGCT GGAGTTCCTGATCCCGACTCTCTGGAGGAGCGGCTGCTGTGTGTACAGATCAGAGAGGTGTCTGTGGACCTCGTCCTCTTGGTTTTGGAGGTGGTGGCCGTTGTTGCACCCTTTGTAAACTTCCTGCCACTCGCCAACAGG ATATGCATCGAGATGGCCGATCCGAGCGGTGTAACAAAGGTGTTGGAGAAGAGGAACTCTTTATGCCCCGCCAccaatgaaaaaatgaaagcatg GGAAAAAGTTGTTGGTTTTGAAAC TGTGAAGAACCTCGAGCAGCGTCTACAAGCTTCTAGCAAGACGTCAACAACGGTTAAAATGATCGATGCCAAGGTGGACACCGAGTTGCCAGCTTCAGATTGTCCAACCGAGCGTCCTCCTTCTGAACCTCTGGACAGTGGGTCCCAATCTGCTCTGCAAACCAGCCACCCTGATGGATCCACTGCAGGACCAAGTCCTACTGCAAACAAGGAAGGCGAGAACCCAGGGACTGAGGTCGCCATCGCTGCTGCTGGTTCCAATTCCAATGAAGATGTCAAAAAACCATCTGCTTCTAGCCCCGACCTCCCCGCCACAGCACTCATGTCTGAGGAAGACCTCGATAAATTCTATAAGGTTGACGCGGACAGTTTACGCGCTCTCTACGCGGCAGTGGGCATCCACAAACGCCGGCGAGTCAGCAGGTCTAACAACATGGACAATGACGAG GCAAATTCGACGTCCTCGCCTAGGACCGGGTCATCGTCTTCTGCACAGGAAAGGGAAAATATTAACTCTAAAGAAACTGTTGTTGACGCCTCAGTGGAGACTCATCCTGAGCAACTTACAGAAGGTGAAGTGGCAATGTCTGCCCACAAGGtgtcagcagagggcgctgctgCAGAATCAGTTGAGTCAGAGACAGAAATGGAAACATCAACAACGATGAAGAGGAACaacaaggaaggaaaaaaagatggtgATGAAACTGATAAACAGATGGGTGATGGCGACCAAGACAAAAGCTCTAAAACGCAGACCACTGGGCCCAAGGAATCCCCGACTCTGCATGAAGAATGCCTCCAGATCTCGGACGGTATCAATGATGAACGCAAAGCCCAAACAGAGGCATCCAGTGAAATGGAAATGTATTGTTCTTTCCAAGGTCAAGACAGCCACATGGTTGAAGAGGATGGTTCCAttgtgaagcagcagctgtctgaGGAAAATGACAAACCAGAAGTGGATAAATCTAAAGATAAGGAAGGTGTGGAGAAGACAGAATTCAAAGACGAAGAAGTCAAAATTATTTCAAACGCATCTTGCAAAGCTTCCAAAGACGCTGAAAATCAAGTTAAAACCACTCCAGAAAGGTCTGATCGAAGAAGAAGcacaagaggaaagaaagaggagaacgCCAGTATACACCTCAAAGAAGCATCTGAAAAACCTGACAGGTTTCAGGAGGCTACGGTTCAGGTTTTGGACTCTGTGGAAGGGGAGGCTGTCAATAATGGACTAACCATCGCATCTAGAACAACCAGAGGAAGGAGGGAACGAGCTAAGACGGATGCTTCTTCAATTGACCAAACGATGGAAGAGGACACCACACCAACAAAGGGGAGGTGTACTCCGTCCAGAGAGTCCCAAAGCTGCGAGAAAGATTCTCCAAAAGAGAGCCCACCAACAAAGACCTTTGAAGCACTAGATTCTGTGGAGGTCGAGGTTAGGAAGGATGATGGGCCTAGTACGAGAGCAAAAGGAAAGAGGGGAAGACCTAAAAAACAGAATGTAGCAACAAATCGAGAAGGAGCGACACCAGCAGTGATTGAAAACTTGCCGGAGACCAGATCGCTCAGCCATGAGGAGGAACCTGTTAACGTCTTGAACCCAAAG acTCTGGTGACTTTGGATGATGCTGGAggtgatgaagaggaaaaaacagaTGGATACCTAGCTGGGAAAACCTCAAGACCTGCAGAGCTCAAACACGATGATGACACAG AGGAAAGTATGCATGTGGTGACTGTTGACGAGGCCGCAGAGGAGGTCAAGGAGGCGGTAACACCCAGGAGAAGAGGCCGAGCcaggaggagcagacagacTCCTG TGAGGAAATCTACCAGAGGGAAAACTGTGAGCACAAAAGAGGAACTTCCTCCCTCTTCACTTGATGCCTCCCTCCATGTGGAGCTCCAGAAGACAGAGGAGGCTGCCTCTGCTGGGCCGGAGCTGCTACTGCAGAACAAAAGCCTGGAGggatgtgcagaagaagaagaagaagaagaaggggaggaggaggacacagaaTGGAGCAGGGCTGATATtaaag CTTTAAATGAAAGCAGGAGGGAGTCTCCTTCTGTCCCTGCAGACTTCAAACTGCCGGACTTCAAACCCAACAACCCCCTCG GTCAGGAGTTCGTCGTCCCCAAATCCAGGTATTTCTGTAAACTGTGCTCCGATTTCTACCTGAACGAGAGGACGGCCAAGGAGCTCCACTGCAGCAGCCAGAAGCACTACGACAacctgcag AAATATTTCCAGGAACTTGAAGACAAGTCATGA